The Lathyrus oleraceus cultivar Zhongwan6 chromosome 5, CAAS_Psat_ZW6_1.0, whole genome shotgun sequence genome includes the window CATGGACTACAAAATACACCATAGTAAGGAGAATCGATCGAGAAAAATGGAATTTCACCAACCTGTAAGACGGCGGAGTGGCCCGGTGAAAATTGAATTCAGAGCGAACGAACATGAAGATGAAGGCGCCTTCAGGTAATCTTCAGAATCCCCTCCTTCTTCCCTTTGATTCTTCTATTTTGTGCGATGcttcttccttcttctcctcttcgCGTGTGCTTTTGTGATTGTTGTGTATGATGAAAGATTCATTGAAACTCTGTTACGTGAATTCTTGTGTGCGTCGCGTGTGAACAAATGCTCTGTGTGAATCGTTGTGTGGAGACGAATCCTAGATCAAGCATAATTGCAGCTTCGATGTGAAGCTCCAATGGCTTCCTAATTGACCTTTGTGCAAGGTTAGAAGGGAGAGAAAAATGGTGAATAGAGGTTATGATAGTGATGAGTGAGCTTTGAGAATTGTTCCTTTTTGATTGAAGAGTGATGTATGTTTATATAGTTTGGAAGCCGTAATCGAGTCGGGTAGCTCGGGTAGAATGGTTAAGGCAGGTTAAATTTCAGTTAGATTTGAAGAGTATGGTTGTTGGGAATGATTTTAACACTGTTAATTTCTGTTAAATAGTTTGTTAAGGATCTATTCATTTTTTGACAGAGCAATTGCACTTGGGGTTGGTTACGGGATGCGATTAAGTTTGTGAATAAGAAGGAAAATAGATTGGTTATGTTGATTTGGACTAAAACAGGTTATTGAAAAGAAACTGATTATAGTTCTGAAACCTGGATTGTGAGTTGGGTTAATTTCTAAAATCGTTTTCTCTTACTGTGACTTTCAGGTTTTAGTTGCCTAGTTATTCGCAGCTTTGGATTTTTCTGCTATGCATATGCTGCTGTTGGGCATTGCCTTGCTTGAATATTTGAAATCGATTTCTGGAACTGCTGTTGGATTATTGATGCAAGATTATGGATGTTGGCTTTCGATGAAGTTAGTTTTAGTTGAGTTATCAGTTAAATTTGGTTGATATATTTTTACTTCTGTTAGCAGGTTTGGATATGTTATGACTTTTATGTGCTGTGGAGCTTTTGGAGGTGTCCTGTTAATAGAGAAAAGGTTAGAGTGAAATTGCTAAGTTGTTGGTTAGACTCACTTGTTAGAATTTGAAAACAATTACAGTTTGGATGTGATTAAAGGAAAAAGTTAGAAATTATTTGCAAGCTTGGTCTGGACTTAGCAATTATTTGGAAGTTATGTGTTAGTTAACAGTTAGCAAATCAAGAGAAAGTTAGTGGAGAGTTTTAACAGTATTAAATCCTAAGTATTAATATAATACATATGTCTAATCAGGATGATGTTCCCCCGCGATATGCTGATACTGGTGCTCGTCAATCAAGAGCTCGAATGGAATATGATTATGGGGGCAGTGCTTCACAGTATGGTGATGCTTATGGTGATAGGTTAGTTTAATCTAATATTACAGTTTTGCAATTCTCCACACTAACCATATTGTTTGTTGTCCTGTAATTCATTCTTACATTTTGATTCGTAGAGTTGGAAGATCAAATCTTGGATATGGCAGTGGCAGCCGAAGTTCTATTTCTGGTCAAGAATCACACGGGATGTACAGCAGTCGGCAGGGAACAGGTTATGGTGGAGGTGAATTTCGTTGCAAATAGTCTGGTCTCTTCTTTTCAACATTGAAGTTTTCTTTACTTACAATTCTATTATTTTTTGTCTATCAGGATCTTATGGTGGCAGTGATGTTGGAGGCATGTACTCGTCAAGTTATGGTGGTGATTACGTTTCTCGTGGAAGTGATGTAATTTTCCCGTCCTTTCCCAATGTCAATAGGAATTAGTGTTCTGTGTATGTTTTGTTACATTCTTATGTATTGTCCATGCAATGTAGGTTGGCGGCAGCTCATATTCGTCAATGTATTCTGGCAGAGGTGCCGGCGGCGGTAGCAGTTACATGGGCAGCGGTGGATCTGGATCTTATTATTGAGGTAAGTAAGCCGATAACTCTTTGGCATTGAACTTTGTGTATTACATTAGAATGCATAGGGTATAGATATATTTTTCTAGAGATTTCGCTATACCTATACTCGAAATGGTATCTCTTATCTTTTCGCAAGGGCTGGCGAAGGTTGGACATTATGGTCACCAGTGAATTTGTCTATTAACAGATCTATTATAATAAAGTGGCTGCCATAGGATGACGGCCTTTGAAGCTTATGGATGTTATGAAGCCTACAATTTGGAGACAAAGGAACATTGCTATTTATAGCAATATATTTGGGAATTTGTCGCAAAAAAGAGCGTCATGTCAATCCAAGCTATCTTGGGTCTTCTCTGGATGGGATGTAATATATCAGTTCTTGATTTTGTGCTGTATGGAGTCAAGTTAATGAGAGACGGAAAAAGAAATATTTAGCAGTGATGTGTAATCAAACCTTGATTTATGATACCATTTATGGGCAGATAATGTTAAAGATTTGTCACTGCTCTTCCTTTCATTTGGACAGAGACCAAGGCTAGGGATGCCTTCTTGTTTGGTTAAGGATTAATGGAATTTTTATCTGCTGAATTTATCAAAAAGTTGGTTCTCTATTTTGATTCtttcaagagatgtttagttaCTTTGGATTAATTGTTTTTTTACAGTGCTGCGATCAGGACAGAAGTGAACTAATCAGCACTATGTTTAACTAGTTTGTAGTAATAAGAACACTACTTAAGGAATTAATAAAGTCAAAAGATACTTTCTTGGGATGTGTAGATCTGTTGTAGGATTTGTGATATGGTGTCATCCTAAGAAAGTAAAAAAGCACAATGAACTGGTAATATTTGCTGCTGGAGTTATTTGTTTCTTTGAGTGTTTTGTACTGGCAACTGCAAGATAAATGCTAAAGAAGCATTAATATCTTTACCACCTTAATATTTTCCCGATTTTGCATAATATTTATTTCCATTCAAGATGATGCTAAAGAAGCATTATATCTTTGCTGACATAGCCCACATAACCATTTGCCTCTCTGCATTGTTGGAAAATACATCACTCAAGTGAATGAGTATTAAGTAGCAGATAAGGATTGAATATACTTTATGCACATGGTTTTACCCCCCCACCCAAAGCTCTTGAGCCTAACATTGTGGAGGAAATCACAAATGGATTTGATTATTGTTTTATCATATAGTCAAAGAGGGTAATTTCCAACTCTTGAATCGCATTGTTGGTTGTCTTGAATACCCTAAATAGGGTATGCACATATAGTGCATATCTTGAAGGAAGGAGGATTCTTCTAAGAAGATATTGGTCACCAGGATATTTGAGATATTTTCTCTACCTGACAACACTTTGTTTCTGAACAATGCTAGAGtttttttttggcattttcacATACATTTGACATGATTTTCTgcatttaatcttttaattaATATTCACCGGGTGAGGGCTTATGAACATACTATACTGACTTGTTTGGTTGTAGTTTCTACTTTGTTCTGTTTGCTGTACTGCAGGGTCTAAGCTATATATCTCCTCAAGCTCTTGTTTATATGTTCTCGCTAgtttattattgtttttttttcctttctttcagTTTGTTTTCATTGTTTTTGTTAATCAATGTTAAACTGATTATTATAGTTAACAGTTAGCAattattatattagtgatgacacttgataaaacttaggatttataatccatatttttttttcatatgtagtgtcctcaacaacgtaatcaaatagattgcgggtatttcatgttgaggtttatgcgagatactcttgctttgggccgattaaagattcccaccgatgtatgtatttctaacttatgaggtatttttatatttacacatatctcatataattaaatagttggaattaattcaaaatatgttatatataaaatgtgataattgtctgtcaaaatctggttgaaaacaggtagaaattctggtttttaaacctggaaaaaatgtggtttaaaacaaaagcttcaaaaattttcgtataccttagacagcgcttttgtaaaaagcgctgtcta containing:
- the LOC127086648 gene encoding uncharacterized protein LOC127086648, translating into MSNQDDVPPRYADTGARQSRARMEYDYGGSASQYGDAYGDRVGRSNLGYGSGSRSSISGQESHGMYSSRQGTGYGGGSYGGSDVGGMYSSSYGGDYVSRGSDVGGSSYSSMYSGRGAGGGSSYMGSGGSGSYY